From Stenotrophomonas maltophilia, a single genomic window includes:
- a CDS encoding helix-turn-helix domain-containing protein gives MATVSLPASPAASLAPHQTAALQRALRYVDDHLSQPLRVTELAEAACVSRFHLVRLFRSGTGASPLRYVRRRRIQRACQLLPGAKQPMSSLAQQLGFFDQSHFVRSFRAETGCNPGQYLAGDAALLLPTENVSNGVHP, from the coding sequence ATGGCCACCGTTTCCCTGCCTGCTTCGCCCGCCGCATCGCTGGCCCCGCACCAGACGGCGGCGTTGCAGCGCGCCCTGCGCTATGTCGATGACCACCTGTCACAGCCGCTGCGGGTGACCGAGCTGGCGGAGGCTGCCTGTGTCAGTCGCTTCCATCTGGTGCGCCTGTTCCGTAGCGGCACGGGCGCCAGCCCGCTGCGCTACGTGCGCCGCCGCCGCATCCAGCGCGCCTGCCAGCTGTTGCCGGGCGCGAAGCAGCCGATGTCATCCCTGGCGCAGCAGCTGGGCTTCTTCGACCAGAGCCATTTCGTCCGCAGCTTCCGCGCTGAGACCGGCTGCAACCCAGGCCAGTACCTGGCCGGCGATGCGGCCCTGTTGCTTCCCACAGAAAATGTTTCCAACGGAGTCCATCCATGA
- a CDS encoding hydrolase — MSLATAVAAPSLLSPTDHALVLIDFQSQMAFATHTIDISALRNNVSLISKGAKGFNVPVLLTTVAETSFSGPMFPELPEIFPGQPVFDRTSMNTWEDQAVIAEINRIGKRRLVLAGLWTSVCIVGPALSALAQGFEVYVITDACGDVSEEAHERAITRMVQAGAVPMTSVQYLLELQRDWARGETYELTTGIARDHAGGYGIGIQYAKRMFGAQEGGH; from the coding sequence ATGAGCCTTGCCACCGCTGTTGCCGCCCCGTCCCTGCTGTCGCCCACCGATCACGCACTGGTGCTGATCGACTTCCAGTCGCAGATGGCATTTGCTACCCATACCATCGACATCTCGGCGCTGCGCAACAACGTGTCGCTGATCAGCAAGGGCGCCAAAGGATTCAACGTACCGGTGCTGCTGACCACGGTGGCCGAAACGTCGTTCTCCGGCCCGATGTTCCCGGAACTGCCGGAGATCTTCCCGGGCCAGCCGGTGTTCGACCGGACCTCGATGAATACCTGGGAAGATCAGGCGGTGATCGCGGAGATCAATCGCATCGGCAAGCGCCGCCTGGTTCTTGCCGGCCTGTGGACCAGCGTCTGCATCGTCGGTCCGGCGCTGTCAGCGCTGGCGCAGGGGTTCGAGGTGTACGTGATCACCGATGCCTGTGGCGATGTCAGCGAAGAGGCCCACGAGCGTGCGATCACCCGCATGGTGCAGGCCGGCGCGGTGCCGATGACCAGCGTGCAGTACCTGCTTGAACTGCAGCGCGACTGGGCACGTGGCGAGACCTACGAGCTGACCACCGGCATCGCCCGCGACCACGCCGGCGGCTATGGCATCGGCATCCAGTACGCCAAGCGCATGTTCGGCGCGCAGGAAGGCGGGCACTGA